One Osmerus mordax isolate fOsmMor3 chromosome 26, fOsmMor3.pri, whole genome shotgun sequence DNA segment encodes these proteins:
- the LOC136935939 gene encoding complement C1q tumor necrosis factor-related protein 7, protein MWALVGVACLCQCVIGQLAKAKEVAPRLVCSVPGLPGTPGKPGPSGGAGAEGQVGIPGRDGRDGRKGEKGEKGDAGVKGRVGPTGRHGDRGDRGPGGKRGPGGEQGIPGPPGAHGPHAQKGDRGPRGQRGTPGACRCGSLVPKAAFSVGITSSYPAEKTPIRFNKVLFNEGGHYNPDTGKFICAYPGVYYFSYDITLADKHLAIGLVQNGQYRIKTFDANTGNHDVASGSTVMFLNPEDEVWLEIFFKDQNGLFSDPGWSDSLFSGFLLYADTIYLDTLSEDYA, encoded by the exons ATGTGGGCGctggtgggcgtggcctgtCTATGCCAGTGTGTAATTGGGCAGCTGGCGAAGGCGAAGGAAGTCGCACCCCGTCTGGTCTGCAGTGTTCCGGGGTTGCCGGGGACGCCGGGCAAGCCCGGGCCcagcgggggggcgggggcggaggGCCAGGTGGGGATCCCCGGGAGAGACGGCAGGGACGGAcgcaagggggagaagggggagaagggggacgcAG GTGTGAAGGGACGAGTGGGGCCAACGGGTAGGCATGGTGACCGGGGGGACCGGGGgccagggggaaagagaggcccCGGGGGAGAGCAAGGAATCCCGGGCCCCCCGGGGGCCCACGGCCCCCATGCCCAGAAGGGGGACCGGGGCCCCCGAGGCCAACGGGGGACCCCGGGCGCCTGCAGGTGTGGCAGCCTGGTGCCCAAAGCAGCCTTCTCCGTCGGCATCACCAGCAGCTACCCAGCCGAGAAGACGCCCATTAGGTTCAACAAGGTCCTCTTCAACGAGGGGGGCCACTACAACCCGGACACGGGCAAGTTCATCTGCGCCTACCCGGGCGTCTACTACTTCTCCTACGACATCACCCTGGCCGACAAGCACCTGGCCATCGGCCTTGTGCAGAATGGGCAGTACCGCATCAAGACCTTCGACGCCAACACGGGGAACCACGACGTGGCGTCCGGTTCCACCGTGATGTTCCTGAACCCTGAGGACGAGGTGTGGCTGGAGATCTTCTTTAAGGACCAGAACGGCTTGTTCTCTGACCCGGGCTGGTCCGATAGTCTCTTCTCTGGGTTCCTGCTCTACGCCGACACCATTTACCTCGACACACTGTCTGAGGACTATGCTTAG